The genomic DNA TCGAAGTTCGTCCGGAACGAGAAGCTGATGCACTTCGTCCAGGCGAACATGGACAATCTTGCGAAGGATGTGGCGATGGGCAGAGGGGAGACGCTGGATGCCTTCGCTGAACTGCTTGGGGTCGCTCCCGGGGAAGCTGAGGCTTTCAAGGCGAAGCTCCAGTCAAATTTCGGGAAGGTTTTCACTTCCGAACAGGTGGTACTGGCAGATGTAATCGACAACGCCGTTACCATATCCCGTAACTGACGCGAACAGGGGCGGAAGGGGGCGCAGATTTTCCTTCCGCCTTTCCTTCCTTGCCGGCACCTCCCGTCACCAGAAAATCGATGATGAAAGTATTTCGCCATTCGAACAAGCTCCCCCTGGCATTCGGGACAATCCGCCTCCTATTCATCCTGCTGCTTACGGCAATGTTTCCCCAACCTGCCTGGCCGCAGCAGGACGCACTCCTGGAACATCTCGAACAGAAGGCCGGGCAGCTCAAACTGCATGAGGAGAGGGAATGGACGGTGCTCCTGCATTACAGGAAGACCTGGTCAGGCGGCTACGTCAGCAGGATAGACGACCCGAAATTCTTCCTTTCTCCCACAGGCAGAACCGATCCTGAGGCGGAACTGCGGAGGACGTTGAGAGCTTTCTTCACCCCAAGTCCCGAAGAGGGCATGCACGCGTCATGCAGATTCCCGGCACGCTTCGATTGGCTGATTGCCCGGCTCGGCATCGACACATCGCAGTTACCCCTGTTTTCCTGCTCGGAAAGGGACAAGATACTGTCCGACGTGGAGGGCAACTCCGCCGTGATGGTATTCCCGGTCGGCCACATCAACAGCCCCGCTTCGATGTTCGGCCACACGCTGCTGCGCTTTGATGGCGAAGGTAAAAGCAGCCTCGTCTCCTTCGCCGCCAACTACGCCGCCGCCACAACCGACACCAACGGTTTCATTTACGCATACAGAGGGCTCTTCGGGAGATACAAGGGGTACTATTCGCTCCTTCCCTACTACCTCAAGGTCAAGGAATACAGCGACCTGGAACACCGGGATATGTGGGAATACCGTCTCAAACTCTCCCCTGAAGAGGTTCGGAAGATGCTCAATCACCTCTGGGAGCTGCAGAACATCCATTCCCCCTACTACTTCCTCGATGAAAACTGTTCTTTCAATCTCCTTTACCTCATCGAAGCGGCAAGGCCGGACCTGCACCTGACGGACCGGACAGGGATACTCGTCCTGCCGACCGATACGATCCGCATTCTCCGCGAAAGCGGGTTGTTGGAAGAAGCACGCTACCGTCCTTCACAAGGGTCCAGGATCCGGCGTATGCTCTCCCTGCTCGGGCCGGAGAAACAGCAGGCCGCATTCGATCTCTCCAGGCCGGGCCAGAGCATGGAAATCATCCATAATATGGATCTTCCTGATCGTGAGAGAATGGCTATTCTCGACCTGGCAGCGGAATATGTGCAGATGAAGTTTGCGCGGAAGGAACTGGAAAAGGAGGAGTACACGAAGCACTACCTGAAGCTTCTGGAGGAAAGGAGCAGCCTGGGGAAGCTACCCGAAGGGCTTTACAATGTGGAGGAGCCCTCCAGACCCGAAGAGGGGCACGAAACCTCAAGGCTGGCAGTCGGCGGGGGTGTGCGGAGGGGGAGGCCGTTCGGGGAGGTGGAAGTGCAGCCGGAGTTCCACGGGCTCCTCGATCCGGACCGGGGATATCTGAAAGGCGCACAGATCAAGTTTCTCGACACCGCCGTCAGGTACTATTTCTCCGACGAAAAGTTTGAGCTGAAGCGACTGCATATCCTCGACATCCTCAGCCTCTCCCCCCGGAACATTTTTTTTCGCCCCCTCTCCTGGAAGGTCAACACCGGACTGGATACCGAACCGCTCCGGGAAGGGAGGGACCGTCTCATATACCGGCTCAATACCGGCGGCGGCTATTCCTACTCGTCCCCCTGGAACGGGATCTGGTACGCGATGGCTGAAGTCGATGTGAATGCGGGTGAGGGCATTCGCGGAGGGATCACTGCCGGACCGGGTATCGGTATAGGGGGGCTGGAACAGCTGACGGAATGGTGGAAAGCGCATCTTTCCGCACGAGGTTTCATCTACAAGGTCGGGGATGACCGCTGGTCGCTGAAACTCTCCCTGGCCCAGAGCCTGAGCTTCGGCCGAAACGACAGCCTGAACATCCTGCTGGGACAGGAAATAGTCAACAACCACTCCATTTTCGAGGCGGGAATGCTATGGAACCACTACTTCTGATACCGTGCATGAAGCCCCTTCTCAGGAAGCATGCCGGTCCCCGAGCATTCTGTTGAGATTGAAGGCGGCGCTTATCAGGGCGAGGTGGGTAAAAGCCTGGGGGAAGTTTCCCAACGCCTCCCCCCGGTGCCCCGTTTCTTCGGCATAAAGCCCCAGGTGATTGGCATATCCCAACATCTGCTCGAATATGAGCCGAGCCTTGTTTACCCACTGCGGGTTAGCCTGTCTCCCCCGAATCAGGGCCTCCACGAGCCAGAAGGTGCACATGTTGAAGGTCCCTTCCTCCCCCGTCAGGCCGTCGAACGACTTCTCCGGATCATACCGGTAAACCAGATTGTTGGCTAGAAGGCCTCCGTTGCGCGGGCTTTTCATGACAGCCTCGATGGTTCTGATCATCCGGGGGTCCGTGGGAGACATGAAAAAGACCAGCGGCATGATCAGGTTGGAGGAATCCAGGTGGTCGCTGCCATAGTACTGGACGAATGCCTGCCGCTCCTGATTCCACCCGCGGCTCATGATGTCTTCGTAGATACGGTCGCGTATTTCCAGCCATCTCCCGCGCTGGGGGGCGGGAAATGACCGCTTCTCCGCAAGACGCAACCCCCGGTCCAGCGCCACCCAGCACATGAGCTTGGAGTAGACGAAATGCTGCCTCCCGGAGCGAACCTCCCATAGCCCCTCGTCCTCCCGATGCCAGTTTTCGCACACCCAGTCCAGGAGGACCCTCAGATGTCCCCATAACTCGTAGGAGATCGGCGTCCCGTGCTTGTTGAAGATATAAACCGAATCCATCAGCTCGCCGTATATGTCCAGCTGTAGCTGCCGGTATGCGCCGTTTCCTACCCGTACCGGCCCAGCACCCCGGTACCCCTCCAGGTGATCTAGGGTAACTTCAGTAAGGTCGTGACGGCCGTCAATCCCGTAAACTATCTGGAGAGACCCGTCCGGCTCGATCTCGTGGCAGCGATGTTCGAGCCACTCCATGAACCTTTCCGCCTCTTCCGTCAGTCCGATTCGCATCAGTCCGTAAAAGGTGAAGGCTGCATCCCTGATCCATGTGTACCGGTAATCCCAGTTGCGAACGCCTCCGAGCATCTCAGGCAGCGAGCAGGTCGGGGCGGCGACTATGGCTCCGGTGGGCTCGAAGGTCAGAAGTTTCAGGGCAAGAGCGGAACGATGCACCATGTGGCTCCACCGTCCGGAATAGGTGCATTTGGAGATCCATCGTAGCCAATAGTTAACCACCTCCGAAAGAATGGCGCCCGACTCCTCCTCCGACGGGAAAGCCCCCGCACCCGATCCCGGCTCGGTTTCCCCGAACAGGAAAGTGGCTGACTCCCCCTCCCTGATCGTGAAGTCGGCGGCAACCCCTGTCCCGAAAGCTGCAAGCGGAACGGCCGCGGCAAGTCCCATATGCGTACCGGGAGCACTGAACGACGCACCCCCGGGAGTGATGGTTACCTGATGCATGTCACGGGCGTAATTGAAGGCGGGAAGGCATTCCGCAAAGAGAGGAACTTCCCCCAGAACCCCCTGGACCCGCCTGACGAGCTTCCGGCCATACTTCCGGGCCCCGGGAGTCTGTGAGGGAAGCATGAAGTCGTATATTTCGGCGACACCGTCGGCAGAGAGGAAGCGTGTGATGAGGACGTTGGTCTCAGGCCAGTAGAGCTGCTTTTCGGTGAGGCACTCACAGGAAGGGTATATTCTGAACCGCCCACCCTTCCTGTCATCGAGAATGGCGCCGAAAACGCTCGGGGAATCGAAAAAGGGAAAGCAGAACCAGTCGATGGACCCGTTCTTACCCACCAGGGCGACCGTGTGCATGTCGCCGACTATGCCGTAATCTTCAATTGGAAGATATGCCATGGCCTCCATCCTGTCCGGTCATTTTCGAGACTTCCACCACGAGCTTGACTGCCTCACCCGCCGCGAACAGCTGCGTAATTCTCTCGAACTTTTCCAACCCTTCTATCCGGTGGGTCAGGAGCCGGGA from Geobacter sp. DSM 9736 includes the following:
- a CDS encoding DUF3015 family protein, yielding MKRIAIGIALSLAMSGAAFAAGEAAKNTGCGFGTLLWENKADNSSLFQAFQATTNGSSGSQTFGISSGTLNCDQPSKFVRNEKLMHFVQANMDNLAKDVAMGRGETLDAFAELLGVAPGEAEAFKAKLQSNFGKVFTSEQVVLADVIDNAVTISRN
- a CDS encoding DUF4105 domain-containing protein, with the protein product MMKVFRHSNKLPLAFGTIRLLFILLLTAMFPQPAWPQQDALLEHLEQKAGQLKLHEEREWTVLLHYRKTWSGGYVSRIDDPKFFLSPTGRTDPEAELRRTLRAFFTPSPEEGMHASCRFPARFDWLIARLGIDTSQLPLFSCSERDKILSDVEGNSAVMVFPVGHINSPASMFGHTLLRFDGEGKSSLVSFAANYAAATTDTNGFIYAYRGLFGRYKGYYSLLPYYLKVKEYSDLEHRDMWEYRLKLSPEEVRKMLNHLWELQNIHSPYYFLDENCSFNLLYLIEAARPDLHLTDRTGILVLPTDTIRILRESGLLEEARYRPSQGSRIRRMLSLLGPEKQQAAFDLSRPGQSMEIIHNMDLPDRERMAILDLAAEYVQMKFARKELEKEEYTKHYLKLLEERSSLGKLPEGLYNVEEPSRPEEGHETSRLAVGGGVRRGRPFGEVEVQPEFHGLLDPDRGYLKGAQIKFLDTAVRYYFSDEKFELKRLHILDILSLSPRNIFFRPLSWKVNTGLDTEPLREGRDRLIYRLNTGGGYSYSSPWNGIWYAMAEVDVNAGEGIRGGITAGPGIGIGGLEQLTEWWKAHLSARGFIYKVGDDRWSLKLSLAQSLSFGRNDSLNILLGQEIVNNHSIFEAGMLWNHYF
- a CDS encoding glycoside hydrolase family 15 protein, producing MAYLPIEDYGIVGDMHTVALVGKNGSIDWFCFPFFDSPSVFGAILDDRKGGRFRIYPSCECLTEKQLYWPETNVLITRFLSADGVAEIYDFMLPSQTPGARKYGRKLVRRVQGVLGEVPLFAECLPAFNYARDMHQVTITPGGASFSAPGTHMGLAAAVPLAAFGTGVAADFTIREGESATFLFGETEPGSGAGAFPSEEESGAILSEVVNYWLRWISKCTYSGRWSHMVHRSALALKLLTFEPTGAIVAAPTCSLPEMLGGVRNWDYRYTWIRDAAFTFYGLMRIGLTEEAERFMEWLEHRCHEIEPDGSLQIVYGIDGRHDLTEVTLDHLEGYRGAGPVRVGNGAYRQLQLDIYGELMDSVYIFNKHGTPISYELWGHLRVLLDWVCENWHREDEGLWEVRSGRQHFVYSKLMCWVALDRGLRLAEKRSFPAPQRGRWLEIRDRIYEDIMSRGWNQERQAFVQYYGSDHLDSSNLIMPLVFFMSPTDPRMIRTIEAVMKSPRNGGLLANNLVYRYDPEKSFDGLTGEEGTFNMCTFWLVEALIRGRQANPQWVNKARLIFEQMLGYANHLGLYAEETGHRGEALGNFPQAFTHLALISAAFNLNRMLGDRHAS